A genomic region of Tistrella mobilis contains the following coding sequences:
- a CDS encoding EF-Tu C-terminal domain-related protein: DNVSVTVELISPIAMDEGLRFAIREGGRTVGAGVVAKVMG, encoded by the coding sequence GTGACAACGTGTCGGTCACCGTCGAGCTGATCTCGCCGATCGCCATGGACGAAGGCCTGCGCTTCGCGATCCGCGAAGGCGGCCGTACCGTCGGCGCCGGCGTCGTCGCCAAGGTGATGGGTTGA